GATTCTACACTGCGGTCTTCACTGCCGCCGTGTGGATACTGATACCCATCGTGATATCCTTCCTCTACGCATTCACCAGCAAAGCGGACTACTACGATCCCACAAAGATAATCCCTACAAGCTTCACGAGCGAGTACGTCAACACCATACTCTTCACCCTCGGCGCGTGGGACGGCATAAAGAACAGCGTCATAGTGGCGGTGCTCACCATTATCATAAGCTTTGTCCTCGGCGTTCCTGCCGGGTATTCGATAGCCAAATACATGTTCCCGGGTAAGGATCACATAAAGCTATCCATCGTTGCCCTCAGGATGTTCCCAATCCCGGTGATGGCGATACCGCTCCTGGTTCTCTACATAGACCTTCGCCTGGCAGATACTCTCCTGGGGGTTGCCCTGGCTCATACGGCAATGGCCCTTCCCTTCGTAGTCCTTATAACGTCGAGCATCTTTGCGGGCGTTTCCAAGGAATACGAGGAGGCAGCGATGGTCTTTGGACTGACCCGCTTTGGCTCCTTCAGGAAGATAACCCTACCCCTGGCCCTTCCGGGATTGGCTGCCGCTGCCATGTTCACCTTCGTCATGAGCTGGAACGAGGTCTTCGTTGCATCGATTCTCACCCTGAACAACAGAACCCTGCCGGCCCAGATACTGTCGATAATGGCCGGCTCCAGCGGCGGTGCCGCTCCCGACTACTATAAGTTCGCGGCGGCCTTCATAATGACCCTCCCGGCGATGCTCTTCATCCTCTTCGCCAGGAGGTACCTGATCACTATGTGGGGTATAACGCTCAAGTGAGGTGTTACCATGGTTGAGGTCAGACTTGAGGGCATAACCAAGAGGTTTGGGGACTTTGAGGCGGTGAAGGACCTCACACTTACGATAAAGGATGGAGAATTCCTAGTGCTCCTTGGGCCGAGCGGCTGTGGAAAAACAACGACCTTGCGGATGATTTCCGGCCTTGAGACTCCCAGCGAGGGCAAGATATACTTCGGTGACAGGGACGTCACCTATCTGCCACCCAAGGACAGGAACATCTCGATGGTCTTCCAGAGCTACGCCGTATGGCCGCACATGAAGGTCTTCGAGAACATAGCCTTTCCCCTCCGGGTGAAGAAGTATCCCGAGGATGAGATAAAACGGCGCGTCAAATGGGCGGCTGAGCTGCTCCAGATAGAGGAGCTCC
This window of the Thermococcus thermotolerans genome carries:
- a CDS encoding carbohydrate ABC transporter permease, with the protein product MNDETKYALKKIGFYTAVFTAAVWILIPIVISFLYAFTSKADYYDPTKIIPTSFTSEYVNTILFTLGAWDGIKNSVIVAVLTIIISFVLGVPAGYSIAKYMFPGKDHIKLSIVALRMFPIPVMAIPLLVLYIDLRLADTLLGVALAHTAMALPFVVLITSSIFAGVSKEYEEAAMVFGLTRFGSFRKITLPLALPGLAAAAMFTFVMSWNEVFVASILTLNNRTLPAQILSIMAGSSGGAAPDYYKFAAAFIMTLPAMLFILFARRYLITMWGITLK